Genomic DNA from Salvia miltiorrhiza cultivar Shanhuang (shh) chromosome 1, IMPLAD_Smil_shh, whole genome shotgun sequence:
AAAAGCAGCACCATATTATTGAAAATTCGATGCAGTTCATCCTCAAACTGcacaaaatcaacaaatatGAAATCAAAAATTGCCCGGAGATAAACAAAATGGATAGATTTACTACCACTCCCAAGTTACAAAACAAATCTTGCAATTTTCCACTGCACGTGCAATGATTCGAACAAGAAGGACAAAAAATATCAAAGAGTACTAACTAAAAAGTTTGAAAAAtatactctatatatatatatatatatataaaatataattcctccgtcccacttatcttggcacATTTGCTTTGggcatgaaaattaaaaataaagtgttaagagtgtaaagtgatAGAGAccacttattttatatatatagagaagttATGAACCACATACTTAAAGATCGTTATAAAtgagataaattaaaaaaaaaaatatgtcaaaATAAGtggaacggagagagtaattcATTATCCGTTGAGCTCTAGATCTAAAATTCCGACACCGTTGCAAAAGCAAATTGAAGGCGAGGACGTACTCTTACCTCCCAAGTAGACTTTTCAAAGCAAAAGACAGCCACAGTCTCATAAAGAcccaaattcaattaattgcGTCTAGATTTGTTAAGCTAAATCAAGATAATATATACAAATCCATTATAACTAATATATTACcaataaaatgttaaaatatcTTTTTAGGGGATTTCGAGATTCAACCTCCTATTACTATATGAGAAAACATtaactaaactccatcgaatGATTTCAATTTCCCGTGCATACGAAGATTTGATGCGAAGCTTTCTTTTCTAGGAAGATTTGATGAAATTAAACTATAAATGTTGGGTATTTGAGGAAATCGTATAATAGTCAAAGCGCAATTGAATATTTTTAGCTGCAACTCGACTTTATAGCAGCGTCATTATTGATCAACAAAGACCATAATCGGACTTGTAATTATTATGACGAAAATCACTCGAAATTGTCGGCTGCAGCAGAGACCATAATCGGGCTTCTCACTCGGTACTTACCGGTTTGGTCGATCCAAATTACAGCACCTTCTTTGTGTTGAATCTCTATATCAGCCTTATATCGAAGTGTGAGAGAATAGCTCAGCTTCTCGTATTTCTTGCGGAACACCAAAGTTTGAGGCCGAACTACGGCTGTGGTGTTTATCGGCGCTTCCACCATAACCTTATACGTGGCCGCGCCGTCCTCTACATTCGTCACAATTCTTTGGAACCTTCGAGTTAACGTCCTCCCGATTTCCGCAGCACGAATCAGAGCCACAAACGACGGATAATTGAGGTCAGAGGATGGATTGGAGCAATTGTAGCTCGACCTTATGATGGTTTGAGTCTGGTTGCGAGTGAAGTTCATGGAGCACACCAGGTTCACCAAGTCTTGCACGGAAGCATCATAGACAAGGCCCGGGTGGAGCGCCCGGTTCGGATCAACATGACCTGACCCGATGCCAAGTGGCGAGGCGACTGAACCATCCTGTTCCCTGATGGGTGCGTTGGTGTTATCAAGAGGATCAGCAGTGGTCATCATCGCGGACTGGATCGCAGCGGGGCTCCAATCAGGGTGCGCGGCTTTGAGAAGCGCCGCGGTTCCGGAGATATGAGGGCACGCCATTGATGTGCCTGACAGCAGATTGTAGTCGCTGGCGAGGTCGATGTTTCTGCCGATTCTCGCCGCTGTGAGCTGAGGATGGAAGGCTGCTAAGATCAACACTCCCGGCGCCATCAAGTCGGGCTTCAAGATGCCCTCGTAGCTTCGTCCCGGACCTCTCGATGAGTCGTCTGAGAGAGCCGGGGCAGCTCTCGGCTCCTTCCCGAGAATCGTTTCATGGAAATTGATGCTCGCTGTTGGGGCTGCGCTGCTCAATGCGTAATCCGCCACTTGTTGTGCTTGCGCCGCGGTGATCACAACACCGGGGTAAGGGAACGTGTTGAATCGGAATATGGAGGTGTCTTCAGCTATGACTATTGCTGCTTTGACGTTGGAGTTCGACAGGCCTCCCATCACTGTGTCGAAATCCGTGTTTCCGATGGTGGTGTTGCAGACGATGATGCTGTTTTCCGGGGCTTCCCCCAGTTCGGTTGCGGTGCAACCGGATAAGCTCTGGTTATACACGAGCGGCAAGTTTCTGACTATGGCTGTAGCCGGAAATGTGGTCCAGCCGATGATGGTCTTCCCGTTGCCAAGACTTAGATTCCCGGCGAACCAGCGATCAACGGTCCCTGCTGCGACGATCACAGCCCAGGGGATTCCTGATCGTATCGTCCTAACACTCGGCCCGCGATTTCCGGCTGACATACACACTACGATTCCTTTCTCCCTGGCTCCGAAGCTAGCTATTGAGAGAGGGCTCTCATACAGATTAATTTGTTGAACACCCACAGAAATCGAGAGTATATCGACCCCATCAGCCACAGCCTGATCTATCGCCGCTAGTATATCAGACgagacgccgccgccgccccagAGGGCCTTGTAGACGGCCAGCCTAGCGCGCGGGGCCACCCCTCTCGCAGTCCCAGGGGCGTAGCCGAAGAAGGAAACGCCGTCCACGAAGTTTCCGGCGGCAATGGAGGAGACGTGGCTGCCGTGACCATCGTCGTCCCTTGCAGTGTTGGGCACTGGAGTAGTGGAGTCCCCTGCTCTCTGGCCTTCATTAAAGTATCTGGCTCCGATGATTTTCTTGTTGCATAGCGATGAATTGAATTCTTCACCGCCGCGGCAACTTCCCTTCCACCTCGCGGGGACCGCAGTCATACCGTGGTCCTTGAAGCTTGGGCTCTCCGGCCAGATTCCGGTGTCGATCATTCCGATGATAACATCCTTGCCGTACTCAGACGCCGGCCATAGCCCAGAAGCTGTGTTGAGGGAGAGGAAGTCGGGAGTGTGGGTAGTGTCCGGCGTCACGACAGCGTCGGCGTAAGCCGACACGAATCCTGGGGACTTCTTTAGTGATTCCACTTCATCTTTGGACAAGGACACGCTGAATCCATGGAAAGCGTTGTCGTAAACGTAGAGAAGCTTTGGATCGGAGTTGATGCTAACAGACTTGAGAATGGAAGAATACCAGAAATGGTGAGTAGAGAATGCCTTGGGCATGGAGGGTTTATCCATGTGCACAATGTATGTGGATCTTTTCTGGGCTGAAGCTGCATGAACCAAGAAAAACCATAGCATTAGCAGCACAAACAGAGCCATCGGATTATGAAgctccattttttttcttttttctctcgcTCTAGAGCCGAATGTGATTGGTATATATCAATCAAATATCAGTGTGCAATTTAACTAATTATAGAGATTAATGCGATCTTCTTTGATAGTAATCACTAATCAATATTTGTTTTAAACAAAAAAGCCTATCCAAACACCCACTTGTGAGAGCTGGCggcttatttttttttctgcttTTTGCTCAATTATTATGTCTCTGTTTTTTAATGTTTTATCGGCAACTTGCAATAAGGCATGGGAGAGACTCCGAAGAAATTTATGAAATCATGTTTACATAATTGGAATTCTGATTGGGGAAAATAAACGAAATGTGGAAAACAGAGTGAAAAGAGTGAGATTGCTACACCTACTATGAAAATGTATACAGGGAAATTATAGGCCATGGACCCATACCCTTTCAAATAAACCTCTAAAAATTGTCTTAATCAATACTAAAGTAGACATCAATAGCTCTCATTGgtcatttcaattttttttatttatttttttgatgaacttacaatattaaataaagaaaacatgccgcgccacaggggactcgaacccaaaaccTTTGGCCTGAGACATCCTTACCgattggccaacacacgcacacatcatttcaatttttaaaattgggAGAGGTGGTGGTACCCGATTAGTATTTATCGATGCAACCACGATAGCTCATAATTCCGAG
This window encodes:
- the LOC130998390 gene encoding subtilisin-like protease SBT3, yielding MELHNPMALFVLLMLWFFLVHAASAQKRSTYIVHMDKPSMPKAFSTHHFWYSSILKSVSINSDPKLLYVYDNAFHGFSVSLSKDEVESLKKSPGFVSAYADAVVTPDTTHTPDFLSLNTASGLWPASEYGKDVIIGMIDTGIWPESPSFKDHGMTAVPARWKGSCRGGEEFNSSLCNKKIIGARYFNEGQRAGDSTTPVPNTARDDDGHGSHVSSIAAGNFVDGVSFFGYAPGTARGVAPRARLAVYKALWGGGGVSSDILAAIDQAVADGVDILSISVGVQQINLYESPLSIASFGAREKGIVVCMSAGNRGPSVRTIRSGIPWAVIVAAGTVDRWFAGNLSLGNGKTIIGWTTFPATAIVRNLPLVYNQSLSGCTATELGEAPENSIIVCNTTIGNTDFDTVMGGLSNSNVKAAIVIAEDTSIFRFNTFPYPGVVITAAQAQQVADYALSSAAPTASINFHETILGKEPRAAPALSDDSSRGPGRSYEGILKPDLMAPGVLILAAFHPQLTAARIGRNIDLASDYNLLSGTSMACPHISGTAALLKAAHPDWSPAAIQSAMMTTADPLDNTNAPIREQDGSVASPLGIGSGHVDPNRALHPGLVYDASVQDLVNLVCSMNFTRNQTQTIIRSSYNCSNPSSDLNYPSFVALIRAAEIGRTLTRRFQRIVTNVEDGAATYKVMVEAPINTTAVVRPQTLVFRKKYEKLSYSLTLRYKADIEIQHKEGAVIWIDQTGKYRVRSPIMVSAAADNFE